Proteins encoded within one genomic window of Actinoplanes octamycinicus:
- a CDS encoding glycoside hydrolase domain-containing protein, translated as MRAPRATSTLRRLLSTAAVCVVAAGPAAFIPAAAAASVAPGSFTGSGFDACSAPSNAAMDAWLASPYRAVGIYFGGNNRGCTQPNLTADWVTRQQANGWHLLPLYVGPQASCTTSTKPNRIDNTQAAAQGRATADDAVTQATALGLEPQSMLIYDMEAYRTDDAACRNGVLAFISAWTARLHDRGYLSGFYSSMGSGVADQVANYNTTGYARPDYLDFARWDGVATVSDPAIPATYWSPQRRIKQYRGDHTESYGGVTINIDNDYVDVAPLPSAQFADFTGNGWSDVIARLTGNGSLVLYPGNGSYVDTGAAVIVGTGGWNAMNALLRVGDLNGDGHEDLVARQASDGVLWFYPGTGSGFGARKQIGTGWNSMRELTAIGDFDRDGHPDLLAAQTSNNALYVYPGRADATLGPRVQVGTGGWDTMSELAGVGDFDRDGYPDMIARLTSTGALCFYPGRSGGFGARRQIGTGWNSMRDLVGVGDFNRDGSLDLAAVNVSSNILYVYPGDGTMLLPRVQVATGFSGRTPLL; from the coding sequence ATGAGAGCTCCACGTGCCACTTCGACCCTGCGCCGCCTTCTGTCCACGGCCGCCGTCTGCGTGGTGGCCGCCGGGCCGGCCGCCTTCATCCCGGCGGCGGCCGCTGCCTCCGTCGCGCCGGGCAGCTTCACCGGTTCCGGCTTCGACGCCTGCAGCGCCCCGTCGAACGCCGCGATGGACGCCTGGCTCGCCTCGCCCTACCGGGCCGTCGGCATCTACTTCGGCGGCAACAACCGCGGTTGTACCCAGCCCAACCTCACCGCCGACTGGGTCACCCGGCAACAGGCCAACGGGTGGCATCTGCTGCCGCTCTACGTCGGTCCACAGGCATCCTGCACCACCTCCACCAAGCCGAACCGGATCGACAACACGCAGGCCGCCGCGCAGGGCCGGGCCACCGCCGACGACGCGGTCACCCAGGCGACGGCGCTGGGCCTGGAGCCGCAGAGCATGCTGATCTACGACATGGAGGCCTATCGCACCGACGACGCCGCGTGTCGGAACGGCGTCCTCGCGTTCATCAGCGCCTGGACCGCCCGGCTGCACGACCGCGGCTACCTGTCCGGTTTCTACAGCAGCATGGGCTCCGGTGTGGCCGACCAGGTCGCGAACTACAACACCACCGGCTACGCGCGCCCCGACTACCTGGACTTCGCCCGGTGGGACGGCGTGGCAACCGTCTCCGACCCGGCGATCCCGGCCACCTACTGGTCGCCGCAGCGGCGGATCAAGCAGTACCGGGGCGACCACACCGAGTCGTACGGCGGCGTCACCATCAACATCGACAACGATTACGTCGACGTCGCTCCCCTGCCCTCCGCTCAGTTCGCCGACTTCACCGGCAACGGCTGGTCCGACGTGATCGCCCGGCTCACCGGCAACGGCAGTCTGGTGCTCTACCCGGGCAACGGCTCCTACGTCGACACCGGGGCGGCTGTCATCGTCGGCACCGGCGGATGGAACGCGATGAACGCGCTCCTGCGCGTCGGTGACCTCAACGGCGACGGCCACGAGGACCTCGTCGCCCGGCAGGCCTCCGACGGCGTCCTGTGGTTCTACCCCGGCACCGGCTCCGGGTTCGGCGCCCGCAAACAGATCGGCACCGGTTGGAACAGCATGCGGGAGCTCACCGCGATCGGCGACTTCGACCGCGACGGCCATCCTGACCTGCTGGCCGCGCAGACCAGCAACAACGCCCTGTACGTCTACCCGGGCCGTGCGGACGCGACCCTGGGCCCGCGGGTGCAGGTCGGCACCGGCGGCTGGGACACCATGAGCGAGCTCGCCGGCGTGGGTGACTTCGACCGCGACGGCTACCCCGACATGATCGCCCGGCTGACCTCCACCGGCGCCCTCTGCTTCTACCCCGGGCGTTCCGGTGGCTTCGGCGCCCGCCGCCAGATCGGTACGGGCTGGAACAGCATGCGCGACCTGGTGGGCGTCGGCGACTTCAACCGTGACGGCAGCCTCGACCTGGCCGCCGTGAACGTCTCCAGCAACATCCTCTACGTGTACCCGGGCGACGGCACCATGTTGCTTCCCCGCGTCCAGGTGGCCACCGGCTTCTCCGGGCGTACGCCGTTGCTGTGA
- a CDS encoding universal stress protein: MNETDLGGSNRFNDMINRAAQPVPAARRPASAAAGGLVLAGVDDSPISSVAADHAAIEAGLHGWALRLLTVRRTADDDAGETVLRRLAERVRANYPEVPVTSRFAVGAHPARLLLAEGADADLLVVGHRHGTTITALGRSVADRVVRGHRGPVLVVRMPGWPVGPGFGTRPLVVAVDGSPPASVAMDFAYAEARARGCQVVALHIVGERMDLARRLETRQGVAVRHRILAGDPLAALVEESGRAAAVVVGRVPRDLFARTALDSAARVLPQRALCPVFVVG; encoded by the coding sequence ATGAACGAGACCGATCTCGGCGGCAGCAACCGCTTCAACGACATGATTAACCGCGCTGCGCAGCCGGTTCCGGCCGCCCGCCGCCCGGCCTCGGCCGCGGCCGGTGGGCTGGTGCTGGCCGGGGTGGACGACAGCCCGATCAGCAGTGTCGCGGCCGACCACGCGGCCATCGAGGCCGGCCTGCACGGCTGGGCGCTGCGGCTGCTGACCGTGCGCCGCACGGCCGACGACGACGCCGGTGAGACGGTGCTGCGACGGCTCGCCGAACGGGTGCGAGCCAATTACCCGGAGGTTCCGGTGACCAGCCGGTTCGCCGTCGGAGCACACCCCGCCCGGCTGCTGCTGGCCGAGGGCGCCGACGCGGACCTGCTGGTGGTCGGGCATCGGCACGGCACCACGATCACCGCGCTCGGCCGCAGCGTCGCCGACCGGGTGGTCCGTGGCCACCGGGGGCCGGTGCTGGTGGTGCGGATGCCCGGCTGGCCGGTCGGACCCGGGTTCGGGACCAGACCGCTGGTGGTCGCGGTGGACGGTTCGCCGCCGGCTTCGGTGGCGATGGATTTCGCGTACGCGGAAGCGCGCGCCCGCGGCTGCCAAGTCGTCGCGCTGCACATCGTCGGGGAGCGGATGGATCTGGCCCGGCGGTTGGAGACCCGTCAGGGGGTCGCGGTGCGTCACCGGATCCTGGCGGGTGACCCGCTGGCCGCCCTGGTCGAGGAGTCCGGCCGGGCCGCGGCGGTGGTGGTCGGCCGGGTCCCGCGCGACCTGTTCGCCCGCACCGCCCTCGACTCGGCGGCCCGCGTTCTTCCGCAGCGGGCGCTCTGCCCGGTCTTCGTGGTCGGGTGA
- a CDS encoding slipin family protein, translating to MAAVAVLLLVLSVRIVKQFERGVVFRLGRVVGARDPGLRFLIPIVDVMHRVSLRIVTMPIQSQGIITRDNVSVDVSAVAYFRVVDAIKSVVAIENVRAAINQIAQTTLRKVVGRHSLDETLSETDRINDDIRMILDVTTVDWGVEVTLVELKDIQLPDAMKRAMAKQAEAEREKRAKIINAEGESLAAAALGDASDTMMAHPLALQLRNLQSLVEIGVDKNTTVVFPAPLMSTIGELGNFLTHESEASHRPAPAAPATNGGSAPPPAPARS from the coding sequence GTGGCTGCCGTGGCGGTGCTGCTGCTCGTCCTGTCGGTGCGGATCGTGAAACAGTTCGAGCGCGGCGTGGTCTTCCGGCTCGGCCGGGTCGTCGGCGCCCGCGATCCGGGCCTGCGCTTCCTCATCCCGATCGTCGACGTCATGCATCGCGTCTCGCTGCGCATCGTCACCATGCCGATCCAGTCGCAGGGCATCATCACCCGCGACAACGTCAGCGTCGACGTCTCCGCCGTCGCGTACTTCCGCGTCGTCGACGCGATCAAGTCCGTCGTCGCGATCGAGAACGTCCGGGCGGCGATCAACCAGATCGCCCAGACCACGCTGCGCAAAGTCGTCGGGCGGCACAGCCTGGACGAGACCCTCTCCGAGACCGACCGGATCAACGACGACATCCGCATGATCCTCGACGTCACCACCGTCGACTGGGGCGTCGAGGTCACCCTGGTCGAGCTCAAGGACATCCAGCTGCCCGACGCGATGAAACGGGCGATGGCCAAGCAGGCCGAGGCCGAGCGGGAAAAGCGGGCGAAGATCATCAACGCGGAAGGCGAATCGCTGGCCGCCGCCGCACTCGGCGACGCGTCCGACACCATGATGGCTCACCCTCTCGCCCTGCAACTTCGCAACCTGCAGTCGCTGGTCGAGATCGGCGTCGACAAGAACACCACCGTGGTCTTCCCCGCGCCGCTGATGAGCACCATCGGCGAGCTCGGAAACTTCCTCACCCACGAGTCGGAGGCCAGCCACCGGCCCGCGCCGGCGGCGCCGGCCACCAACGGCGGAAGCGCGCCCCCGCCGGCTCCGGCCCGATCGTGA
- a CDS encoding tyrosinase family oxidase copper chaperone has translation MLQRRVATVVLAGALVPAVLTVTAPAPASAQALAGPAASGSVAPVGVFVEQYRGRVIHGWGGVHPCAYIDGVSLGLVDHGDNRYSSVVNAYEITVGVRATTRAAVRSLAGAELEPAEPPAYCPR, from the coding sequence ATGCTGCAGCGACGTGTGGCCACCGTGGTCCTGGCCGGGGCCCTGGTGCCGGCTGTGCTGACCGTCACGGCACCGGCGCCGGCGAGCGCACAGGCGCTGGCCGGGCCGGCCGCGTCGGGTTCTGTCGCGCCCGTCGGTGTCTTCGTCGAGCAGTATCGTGGCCGGGTGATCCACGGCTGGGGTGGCGTCCATCCGTGCGCCTACATCGACGGAGTGTCCCTGGGCCTCGTCGACCACGGCGACAACCGCTACAGCAGCGTGGTCAACGCCTACGAGATCACCGTCGGGGTTCGCGCGACCACCCGTGCCGCGGTGCGCAGCCTGGCCGGCGCCGAGTTGGAGCCGGCCGAGCCGCCCGCCTACTGCCCGCGCTGA
- a CDS encoding universal stress protein — MNSMGPVLVGTDGSAPAQAAVRWAAVESQRRDVPLTILNAYDPTWAGTPGLPRRDLTGAADLAEAVVAEARAEISTLAPAVTVHTVVVPGDPAAVLLEHGQDAGLLVVGHRGRGGFTSLMLGSVSSRVSTHSRCTTVVVRGRVLAIDGPVIVGVDSSAGSRLAIGAAFDAARRRHTPVLAVHAYATPLPPVGPGLAPIPPPDLDELAKTHAGTVERLLAEWIDRFPDVPVQAQIATGTAAGLLVGASHHAQLVVVGSHGHGTVTGILLGSVGQQLLHHADCPILIARE; from the coding sequence ATGAACAGCATGGGACCGGTCCTGGTCGGCACCGACGGCTCCGCCCCGGCCCAGGCCGCAGTCCGCTGGGCCGCGGTGGAGTCCCAGCGCCGCGACGTGCCCTTGACCATTCTCAACGCCTACGACCCCACCTGGGCCGGTACGCCCGGACTACCCCGCCGGGATCTCACCGGCGCCGCCGATCTCGCCGAAGCTGTCGTGGCGGAAGCCCGCGCCGAGATCAGCACGCTGGCACCCGCCGTGACCGTGCACACCGTCGTCGTGCCCGGCGACCCGGCTGCCGTGCTCCTCGAACACGGCCAGGACGCCGGCCTTCTGGTCGTCGGGCATCGCGGCCGTGGTGGCTTCACCAGCCTCATGCTTGGCTCGGTCAGCTCCCGGGTGTCGACCCACTCGCGCTGCACCACGGTAGTGGTACGCGGCCGGGTACTGGCCATCGACGGTCCGGTTATCGTCGGCGTGGACAGTTCCGCAGGCAGCCGCCTGGCCATCGGTGCCGCATTCGACGCCGCTCGCCGTCGGCACACGCCGGTGCTCGCCGTGCACGCCTACGCCACGCCATTGCCGCCGGTCGGACCGGGCCTCGCCCCTATCCCGCCGCCGGACCTCGACGAACTCGCGAAAACGCATGCCGGCACGGTGGAACGCCTGCTCGCCGAGTGGATCGACCGGTTCCCCGACGTGCCGGTGCAGGCCCAGATCGCCACCGGAACGGCTGCCGGGCTGCTCGTCGGCGCCTCGCACCACGCCCAACTGGTAGTGGTCGGCAGCCACGGTCACGGCACGGTGACCGGAATACTGCTGGGTTCGGTCGGCCAGCAGTTGCTGCACCACGCGGACTGTCCGATCCTGATCGCCCGGGAGTGA
- a CDS encoding DUF7402 domain-containing protein codes for MPDLPHDGGAVSPQGATVGGKAGSWLPLTWGESHTVGRVVLYDRPNPSDRITGGRLTFSDGSVLDVPALPGDGSGLDLTFASAAGPDRSQCRSAELRGASQLSRLAAVRRVITRGSRRVIGGAGEWRSRTWCRSGRRP; via the coding sequence CTGCCTGACCTTCCTCATGACGGTGGAGCCGTCAGCCCACAGGGGGCCACCGTCGGTGGCAAGGCGGGCAGCTGGCTGCCGCTCACTTGGGGTGAGTCGCACACCGTGGGGCGCGTCGTGCTCTATGACCGCCCGAACCCGAGCGACCGGATCACCGGCGGGCGGCTTACGTTCAGCGACGGCAGCGTGCTGGACGTGCCCGCTCTGCCCGGCGACGGATCCGGCCTGGACCTCACGTTCGCGTCGGCGGCGGGTCCGGACAGATCGCAGTGCCGATCGGCGGAGCTGAGAGGTGCGAGTCAACTATCTAGGCTCGCCGCTGTTCGTCGAGTCATCACCCGAGGATCGCGTCGTGTGATCGGCGGGGCGGGCGAGTGGCGATCAAGGACATGGTGCCGGTCAGGGCGGCGCCCGTGA
- a CDS encoding ATP-binding protein yields MLKTVTERSETTGVTAVYLSGELTKDTMVICRNCIGKAVAECPVAVIVDLSALDHADRPLLSTFATAAFKAQDRWGVPVLFCGANQQVRAGLEPFRSFVALYEKPSDALLALRAYVPRWVRQELPPEPASGARARSLVGEACLAWRLTSLHYMALLVASELAANAIVHAATHFVVMANYSGRYLRVAVRDRSKTIPAITSQPPPGDSIAPAGSGRGLWIVAAASTRCGVTRIPDGKIVWALMRAPE; encoded by the coding sequence ATGTTGAAGACGGTCACCGAACGATCGGAGACCACCGGGGTCACCGCCGTCTACCTGTCCGGTGAGCTGACAAAAGACACCATGGTGATCTGCCGCAACTGCATCGGCAAGGCGGTCGCCGAGTGTCCGGTCGCGGTAATTGTCGATCTTTCTGCGCTGGACCATGCTGACCGGCCGCTGCTGAGCACCTTCGCGACGGCGGCGTTCAAGGCGCAGGACCGGTGGGGCGTCCCGGTGTTGTTCTGCGGAGCCAACCAGCAGGTTCGGGCCGGACTCGAGCCGTTCCGGTCCTTCGTGGCCTTGTACGAGAAACCGTCAGATGCCTTGCTGGCGTTGCGTGCCTACGTCCCCCGCTGGGTTCGGCAAGAGTTGCCGCCCGAGCCGGCCAGCGGGGCACGGGCTCGCTCACTGGTCGGCGAGGCATGCCTGGCTTGGCGACTGACGAGCCTGCATTACATGGCGCTGCTGGTGGCTTCCGAATTGGCGGCGAACGCCATTGTGCACGCCGCCACTCACTTCGTCGTCATGGCGAATTACTCCGGCCGCTATCTGCGGGTCGCAGTCCGTGACAGAAGTAAGACCATCCCGGCCATCACCAGTCAACCGCCTCCCGGCGATTCGATCGCCCCCGCCGGATCCGGTCGTGGCCTGTGGATCGTCGCGGCAGCCAGCACCCGCTGTGGAGTGACTCGAATCCCAGATGGCAAGATCGTATGGGCATTGATGCGCGCACCCGAGTGA
- a CDS encoding tyrosinase family protein — protein sequence MGVRKNARNLSSTEKAAFVSAVKRLKAQTTGRNYDWFVTTHLNYFAAVGGTRYAHQSPSFLPWHRQYLIEFERALQVYEPSVTLPYWDWTVDRTTTGAPFTADFMGGNGSGGNGPVTTGPFAGATNWRITVSSTTSTSLRRAMGSTTLPSATQVSSVLGVSTYDAAPWNSSATSGMRNRMEGWSTPNLHNAVHVWVGGHMGQQDSPNDPVFWLHHCNIDRLWSQWQTRWGFDAGHYLPAAGTSGVVDLDETLQPWTGVTPASVLNHSSVYTYA from the coding sequence ATGGGCGTACGCAAGAACGCGCGCAACCTCAGCAGCACCGAGAAGGCGGCATTCGTCTCCGCCGTCAAGCGCCTCAAGGCGCAGACCACCGGTCGTAACTACGACTGGTTCGTCACCACCCACCTGAACTACTTCGCCGCTGTCGGCGGCACCCGCTACGCCCACCAGTCGCCGTCCTTCTTGCCGTGGCACCGCCAGTACCTGATCGAGTTCGAGCGGGCGCTGCAGGTCTACGAGCCGTCGGTGACTCTGCCGTACTGGGACTGGACCGTGGACCGCACCACCACCGGTGCGCCGTTCACCGCCGACTTCATGGGTGGCAACGGATCCGGTGGCAACGGCCCGGTCACCACGGGTCCGTTCGCCGGGGCGACCAACTGGCGGATCACCGTCAGCAGCACCACCTCGACGTCGCTGCGGCGCGCGATGGGCAGCACCACGCTGCCCAGCGCCACGCAGGTCAGCTCGGTGCTCGGGGTCTCCACCTACGACGCGGCGCCGTGGAACAGCTCGGCCACCAGCGGCATGCGCAACCGGATGGAGGGCTGGTCGACCCCCAACCTGCACAACGCGGTGCACGTGTGGGTGGGCGGGCACATGGGGCAGCAGGACTCACCGAACGACCCGGTCTTCTGGCTGCACCACTGCAACATCGACCGGCTGTGGTCGCAGTGGCAGACGCGGTGGGGTTTCGACGCCGGGCACTATCTGCCGGCCGCCGGCACCAGTGGTGTCGTGGACCTCGACGAGACCCTGCAGCCCTGGACGGGCGTGACACCGGCCTCGGTGCTCAACCACAGCAGCGTTTACACCTACGCCTGA
- a CDS encoding CBS domain-containing protein encodes MRVRDIMTSPAQVVPADAPVESAADLMTTYAVTALPVVNADGRLIGMVSDSDLLWHRVPAEPHTDPARHRDTMVHPGYRPGVVVEVMSEYPVTTRPGADVADAAQLMLDHDVRSLPVLADDDLVGVVSRRDILKAMIRDDRALAADVQRRLDAYAGQRGRWTVTVAAGVVTVGGGFPNEEQRTVATLLAGSVAGVAAVRVTDEGPNGTVPADMAVLT; translated from the coding sequence ATGCGAGTCCGCGACATCATGACCAGCCCAGCCCAGGTCGTTCCGGCCGACGCGCCGGTGGAGAGCGCCGCCGACCTGATGACGACGTACGCTGTCACCGCTCTGCCCGTGGTGAACGCGGACGGCCGGCTGATCGGCATGGTCAGCGACAGCGATCTGCTCTGGCACCGGGTTCCCGCTGAACCGCACACTGACCCGGCCCGCCATCGCGACACCATGGTGCACCCGGGGTACCGGCCGGGTGTCGTGGTCGAGGTGATGTCCGAGTACCCGGTCACCACCAGGCCCGGCGCCGACGTGGCCGACGCCGCCCAACTGATGCTCGACCACGACGTGCGCAGCCTGCCGGTGCTGGCCGACGACGACCTCGTCGGCGTGGTCAGCCGCCGCGACATCCTGAAGGCGATGATCCGCGACGACCGCGCGCTGGCCGCGGACGTGCAGCGGCGCCTGGACGCCTATGCCGGGCAGCGGGGCCGGTGGACGGTCACGGTCGCGGCCGGTGTCGTCACCGTCGGCGGCGGCTTCCCCAACGAGGAGCAGCGCACCGTCGCCACCCTACTGGCCGGCTCCGTGGCCGGGGTGGCCGCGGTGCGAGTGACCGACGAGGGGCCGAACGGCACTGTCCCGGCGGACATGGCGGTGCTGACCTGA
- a CDS encoding tyrosinase family oxidase copper chaperone gives MSTLTRRDVLRYAAAATAVTGGVVGAQTLSASGSSAQPPAGAAAPADPRDFELEYRGKKIKGVHGGGAAGALRSTQDALRSRQPHQVHINGRKLAVMQIELPSPDGTGVVLGFISAVNHYEPVLIDQDKNRDGLLKLARRAVDVLGDSELTALAGADHNHGN, from the coding sequence ATGTCCACCCTGACTCGTCGGGACGTCCTCCGCTACGCGGCCGCCGCCACCGCTGTCACCGGCGGCGTCGTCGGGGCGCAGACCCTGTCCGCCTCCGGCTCCTCCGCACAGCCGCCGGCCGGCGCCGCGGCGCCGGCCGACCCGCGGGACTTCGAGCTGGAGTACCGCGGCAAGAAGATCAAGGGAGTGCACGGCGGTGGCGCTGCGGGCGCGCTGCGAAGCACGCAGGACGCCCTGCGGAGCCGGCAGCCACACCAGGTCCACATCAACGGGCGCAAGCTGGCTGTCATGCAGATCGAGCTGCCGTCCCCCGACGGCACCGGCGTCGTGCTGGGCTTCATCAGCGCCGTCAATCACTACGAGCCGGTCCTCATCGACCAGGACAAGAACCGGGACGGATTGCTGAAGCTCGCCCGGCGAGCAGTCGACGTGCTGGGCGACAGCGAGCTCACTGCCCTGGCGGGCGCGGACCACAACCACGGGAACTGA
- a CDS encoding helix-turn-helix domain-containing protein, with translation MDPYIDPLAFGQRLQLLRTRRGLTRDQLGGLVGRSGSWVKGIETGRLKMPKLQLILALAEALRVRDLSDLTGDQSLHVDLFIGPGHPRLAAVKAAVDAYPVATAQEAPPIAHIRARLARAWSARHSAPNHREVIGALLPELIRDAQVAGRQADAGPARRAAQAVLSEVYSLAQFFVAYQPDAALLWRVAERSLIAAQESEDPYAIGVAAWLAAQARRDAGHYDAADAVNLETLAYLKPLLEDAAPRVLAITGALTAEAGYTAARRGETGTAWRHWDKAREMADRLDALEPGYYDPVTSFSRAIMGAHAVTVAVELRQGGESVRQSAAADAVIIPSRPRRARHRIEEARGYQLDGQPDVALATLEKAHEAAPETIKYNGFAKRIVLEEAESKTPGRRRRASELAVKIGLLAA, from the coding sequence ATGGACCCGTACATCGATCCGTTGGCCTTCGGCCAGCGCCTGCAGCTCCTGCGCACACGCCGCGGCCTCACCCGGGATCAGCTCGGCGGCCTCGTCGGACGATCCGGATCGTGGGTCAAGGGGATCGAAACCGGCCGGCTGAAGATGCCGAAGCTGCAGCTCATCCTCGCCCTTGCCGAGGCATTACGAGTCCGCGACCTGTCCGACCTCACCGGCGACCAATCACTGCACGTCGACCTGTTCATCGGCCCCGGCCATCCGCGTCTCGCAGCCGTCAAGGCTGCCGTGGACGCCTACCCGGTCGCCACCGCGCAGGAAGCACCGCCGATCGCCCATATTCGAGCACGGCTGGCGCGCGCCTGGTCAGCACGGCACTCGGCACCCAACCACCGCGAAGTGATCGGGGCCCTGCTGCCGGAGCTGATCAGGGACGCACAGGTAGCCGGACGGCAGGCCGACGCCGGCCCGGCGCGCCGAGCGGCGCAGGCCGTGCTATCCGAGGTCTACTCGCTGGCGCAGTTCTTCGTGGCCTACCAGCCGGACGCCGCCCTGCTGTGGCGCGTTGCCGAGCGCAGCCTGATCGCCGCTCAGGAGTCCGAGGACCCGTACGCCATCGGCGTAGCCGCATGGCTCGCCGCGCAAGCACGCCGCGACGCGGGGCATTACGACGCCGCAGACGCGGTGAACCTGGAGACGCTCGCTTACCTGAAACCTCTGCTGGAAGATGCGGCGCCCCGCGTCCTGGCGATCACCGGCGCTCTCACGGCCGAGGCCGGATACACCGCAGCCCGGCGAGGGGAGACCGGCACCGCGTGGCGGCACTGGGACAAGGCCCGCGAGATGGCCGACCGGTTGGATGCACTGGAGCCCGGCTACTACGACCCCGTCACCTCGTTCTCCCGAGCAATCATGGGGGCGCATGCGGTCACGGTGGCCGTGGAGCTGCGCCAGGGAGGCGAGTCGGTCCGGCAGTCGGCGGCGGCCGACGCGGTAATAATCCCGTCCCGCCCGCGGCGCGCCCGGCATCGGATCGAGGAGGCCCGCGGCTACCAGCTCGATGGACAGCCCGACGTCGCCCTGGCCACCTTGGAGAAGGCCCACGAGGCCGCGCCCGAAACGATCAAGTACAACGGCTTCGCGAAACGGATCGTCCTGGAAGAGGCCGAGTCCAAGACCCCGGGCCGCCGCCGGCGGGCGTCTGAACTCGCCGTAAAGATCGGTCTGCTGGCCGCATAA
- a CDS encoding GNAT family N-acetyltransferase translates to MKPFVSHPAEVPPGYPGGYERELRLAGGRLAQIRPIVPADRFPLACAILAADADTLYRRFLGSPPPLTPALLTYLCTVDYHKRFALVAGDPETGDGIAVARYEATGEASAEIAVAVDPRWRRIGLATALVEILAEAALERGIHTFTASYLAENRPVAALLALVGSDRTAKIREGLAEAVVALDPASVSEAVKRLEGDGSSPSQ, encoded by the coding sequence ATGAAGCCGTTTGTGAGCCATCCCGCTGAGGTGCCACCGGGTTACCCGGGCGGTTATGAGCGAGAGCTGCGGCTCGCGGGAGGGCGACTGGCGCAGATTCGCCCGATCGTTCCGGCGGACCGGTTCCCACTCGCGTGCGCCATTCTCGCCGCTGATGCCGACACCCTGTACCGCCGTTTCCTGGGATCACCACCGCCGCTGACGCCGGCCCTGCTGACCTACCTCTGCACCGTTGACTATCACAAGCGGTTCGCCCTAGTCGCCGGGGATCCGGAGACGGGGGACGGGATCGCCGTCGCTCGGTACGAGGCGACGGGTGAAGCCAGCGCTGAGATCGCTGTGGCGGTGGATCCGCGATGGCGGCGCATCGGGCTGGCCACCGCCCTGGTCGAAATTCTCGCCGAGGCAGCCCTCGAACGAGGCATCCATACCTTCACCGCCTCCTACCTGGCCGAGAATCGGCCGGTGGCAGCGTTGCTCGCCCTCGTCGGCAGTGATCGGACCGCGAAGATTCGCGAAGGGCTGGCGGAGGCTGTTGTCGCCTTGGACCCTGCCAGTGTTTCGGAGGCCGTGAAACGACTGGAGGGTGACGGCTCCTCACCATCGCAGTGA
- a CDS encoding cell division protein FtsX, with amino-acid sequence MRWQYLFTETVRFLRRHLLLSFAALATATVALTLLAGSLATYLEVDAMRGAHRHTDVTIQLTPDVRDDQRTAVAAALQSNPAVAAVRFESNQEALRRLQNQWGDSPELVDAARRQLTDSFQVQLTTSGQYDALTTQLGNRAGIQQVIDQRNDVAQATAHLTAIRTGALVTALLMAVAAAFLIGTMSRATAHVRQDEFAIMRLVGASNWYVRAPFVLGSAVIGMIAALLGLTALEMGKSLLQNSYTGEFALLLVPLPDNSVLILALVTGVTGAALTGTMSLIATRPPRRSHDAILG; translated from the coding sequence GTGCGCTGGCAGTATCTCTTCACCGAGACGGTCAGATTTCTGCGGCGCCATCTTCTCCTGTCCTTTGCCGCCTTGGCGACGGCCACCGTGGCACTGACTCTGCTGGCGGGCAGTCTGGCCACGTATCTGGAAGTCGACGCGATGAGAGGCGCGCACCGACACACCGACGTCACGATCCAGTTGACCCCGGATGTCCGGGACGACCAGCGCACCGCTGTCGCCGCGGCCCTACAGTCGAACCCCGCGGTGGCTGCCGTCCGCTTCGAAAGCAACCAGGAGGCGCTGCGGCGTCTTCAGAACCAATGGGGCGACTCACCGGAGCTGGTCGATGCGGCGCGGCGGCAACTCACGGATTCCTTCCAGGTGCAACTCACTACCTCCGGACAATACGATGCTCTCACCACGCAGCTGGGCAATCGTGCCGGTATTCAGCAGGTCATCGACCAACGCAATGACGTCGCTCAGGCCACGGCGCATCTTACTGCGATTCGGACCGGCGCCCTGGTGACGGCATTACTGATGGCGGTCGCGGCGGCATTCCTGATCGGCACCATGAGCCGGGCCACGGCACATGTCAGGCAGGACGAATTCGCCATCATGAGGCTCGTTGGCGCATCCAACTGGTATGTACGGGCGCCCTTCGTGCTTGGGTCGGCCGTCATCGGCATGATCGCCGCACTGCTCGGCCTGACCGCTTTGGAGATGGGGAAGTCACTTCTTCAGAACAGCTATACCGGGGAATTCGCATTGCTCCTGGTGCCACTACCGGACAACAGCGTTCTCATCTTGGCGCTGGTGACGGGAGTCACGGGCGCCGCCCTGACCGGCACCATGTCCTTGATCGCCACTCGCCCGCCCCGCCGATCACACGACGCGATCCTCGGGTGA